The Prionailurus bengalensis isolate Pbe53 chromosome D2, Fcat_Pben_1.1_paternal_pri, whole genome shotgun sequence genome window below encodes:
- the NKX1-2 gene encoding NK1 transcription factor-related protein 2 yields MLAWQDGGAKAAPAHHKISFSVLDILDPQKFTRAALPAVRPAPREAKKSLAEAEAGKDASPGDSARQRETPDAADRGAGAASPLEGSEAEEAEEEEEEAEDAGRRRRRERAARLEADPARSPESRAAALAAGERAPGGLAGSPGSPDSPRPRRRRTEPRCAKPRRARTAFTYEQLVALENKFRATRYLSVCERLNLALSLSLTETQVKIWFQNRRTKWKKQNPGADGAAQAGSGAPQPGAPGTAAAAGGGGSGGSPGAPGPGALPFQTFPSYSAANVLFPAATSFPPTAAAAGGPFASFLGPSYLTPFYTPHL; encoded by the exons ATGCTGGCATGGCAGGACGGCGGGGCCAAGGCGGCTCCCGCCCACCACAAGatttccttctctgtcctggACATCCTGGACCCGCAGAAATTCACCCGCGCTGCGCTCCCGGCCGTGCGTCCTGCTCCCCGGGAAGCCAAGAAAAGTTTGGCAGAGGCCGAAGCGGGGAAGGACGCCAGCCCGGGGGACTCAGCTCGGCAGCGGGAGACCCCTG ATGCTGCGGACCGCGGCGCGGGCGCGGCGTCCCCCTTGGAGGGCTCGGAGGCCGAGgaggccgaggaggaggaggaggaggccgaggacgcggggcggcggcggcggagggagCGGGCCGCGCGCCTGGAAGCGGACCCGGCGCGTTCCCCCGAGTCCCGGGCGGCGGCGTTGGCGGCGGGGGAGCGGGCCCCCGGCGGGCTGGCGGGCTCCCCGGGCTCGCCCGACTCCCCGCGGCCCCGGCGCCGGCGCACGGAGCCCCGCTGCGCCAAGCCCAGGCGCGCGCGCACCGCCTTCACCTACGAGCAGCTGGTGGCTTTGGAGAACAAGTTCCGGGCCACGCGCTACCTGTCCGTGTGCGAGCGCCTGAACCTCGCGCTGTCGCTCAGCCTCACCGAGACGCAGGTCAAAATCTGGTTCCAGAACCGCAGGACCAAGTGGAAGAAGCAGAACCCGGGCGCCGACGGTGCGGCGCAGGCGGGGAGCGGCGCGCCCCAGCCCGGGGCGCCCGGAACGGCAgccgcggcgggcggcggcggctcggGAGGCAGCCCCGGCGCCCCCGGGCCGGGCGCGCTGCCCTTCCAGACTTTCCCCTCCTACTCGGCGGCCAACGTGCTCTTCCCAGCCGCCACCTCCTTCCCGCCGacggccgccgccgccgggggcCCCTTTGCGTCCTTCCTCGGACCCTCCTACCTGACCCCTTTCTACACCCCGCACCTATGA